The Candidatus Brocadiia bacterium genome includes the window GAACGGGATGGGCGGGTTAAATGATTGGCAGATGAAGGAATTGTCTAAACCTGATACTCTGGCAAGAGGCGAACATCCTTGGACGGGAATACCTCCGCCGCCTAAACTGCGCGGCTGGAGTGATTTAGGCGAACATTTTATAGAGGTTAATGGGCCAAAACCAACAGAGGTTCAGCAAACACCATTGGCAGTAAAACTTTTTGTGTATGAATTAGCTTATTTATATTATAATGGTGACCAGTTCATAAGTGACTACTTTAATGTTTTAAGGACACCGCTCGGCAAAATGGGTACAGATATTTCTAATGTGGCTAAGATGGGGCAAGATCCTTTTAAAAGTTTTGAGAAAAAGGGACGGAAGGCTACTACAGAAACTGCCATTTCAGTATTAATTGATTCAGTTAATGGGGAACTATTTGATTATAGAGATCTTTCACCCCTTGAGGTAGGTTTGTTATTTGGTAAAGCCACCAAGGAACTTAAGAAACTTGATCACATGATTAAATCGAATGATCCTGAAGATAAACAGGCTTTAATTAAGACGCTAGTATCATTTGCTAATTTTAAAATAGACAATGTTTCTTTTGGGTTAGGTATAATTACAAATGATGACCCTAAACGACCAGATGATTTTATACCAATAGTCCAAATAGGAATTAAATTCTAAAATAGTACACAAGACGATATGGTGATTAGAAAACAGGCTAAAATTATAATTTTCATCTTGGCCGGACTGCTGTCCGTGTCATCCTGCCAACAAGCTGTTTATAAAGTCAATGAATCCAAGCAACTAGAAAAAGTTGATATGGGGGCGGTGGTTGACGAGATTATAAACACGCCAGAAAACCAAATAAACATCTTGAAATATTCCTTATTGCTGAGCAAAGCCGTTGAGCCAGGGTTGAATATCGAACTGCAGAAACAGCGATTTGATAATATGGCCGAAACAATCAGTCCCAAATTAAAAGGCATAACAGATCCCAAGGAAATTATTAACGTGTTGAATAATTATATTTTTAAAGACCTTAAATTTAGGATGCCAAAAGTAAAATCGCTGGAGGAGCTGGAGTTTAAACATAAGTTTTATCCCATAGTATTAGATACCAAGGAGGGCGATTGTGGCGGTGTTGGTATGATATATCTTTGTCTGGCTGAACGGCTTAACCTGCCGATTTACGGAGTCCGACTGCCGAGGCATTTTTTTCTGAGATATGATGATGGTAAAACAAGGATAAATATAGAGACCACAAGCAATGGGAAAAATATGACCGACCAGGAATATATAACGCTTCTTGAACCGGTGCTTAATAAGGCAAACAAAGATGGCGCTGAATTCGGTTTTATGAGGAATATGACCAAGAAACAAGTATTGGCAAGTTTTTTATTTAGTGGTATTGCGATAAAAGATTATAATCCTGATAAGGAATTAGTGACATGGGAGATTATGTGTGTCGATTATGCAATTAAAATAGACTCTGATGAGTGGTCGTATTATTCTTTCAAGGGATCCGTATTAATTCCCCTGGATCCGGCGCTAAAAGACCAATATAGAAAGGCGCTAAAAGAACTTTTAAAAGCGTATGATTTGTATCATTACGATTTAAGTGTTATTGTGAAAATAGCTATAGGATATTTTCGTTTAGGTGATTTTGTAAATAGTAAGAATAAATGTGATGAGTTATTGAGTTTATATAATTGGAAGGATGTTGAAAAAAGGTATGATACGGAAATGGTGACTATGTTGATTAAGATGAGGGATGAATGTCAGAAAAAGATGGAAGATATGCCTGTTCCCAAGTAATTCTGTTGCGAAGCTGTTTGTATCTGCGGCAGATAATGATAAATATCGTTTATTCTAATATAGTGATCAAGCAACTATTAGAGAATTGGGTCAGTAGCAGAGGGGAATCTGCCGATGAATTAGTGGCACTTCATATGGAGGAAAAATTCAAAGTTCATGAGGTATTAGTGACGGACGTTAAAGATCAAAATGATTTTCTTCTTATTAAGATATCGTCTATGCAATGGGGTTTCCCCAAAGAGTTTATTTTAACAAGAGGTGGAACGCTTGCGTGGAAAGGGGATCCGAAAACAACAACTTGAACAAGTGCATTTGAGACCATTAAGCAACGAACGAAGGTAATTCCTGAAGCATCAGAGAGGCTTCAGGGCTTAAACACCAGTTGCTAAGGTCATCCAATAAGGGGTACCAACTCAATTCTTGGTTTATCTCCTTACTATTTCTTTTCAGCTTCTTTTTCGTGGTTATGCTCGCCATTTTCCTGGCTGTGGTCGTGGAGCAGGCATTCTAAAACCTCGACTGAATCCAGTATCACGCCTTTGAGGTAATCAGTCCGTTCGGTCGGCTTGTACTTGGCCCAGATAGCCAGGTTTGCGGCCAGCAAAGAAATGGTGTTGTAATAAGAAGGCGGTAATTCCTCGCCCAGAGCCAGGAGCGCTTTGCTGACCGGAGCCGGTATAGAGACGGCATTTTTGTCGTCCAGGAACGACCTGATATTCTTGGTGGTTTGGGCCACCAGCTCTTTATTAAAAGGTTTAATCCAGCCCAGAGCGCTCAGGTCTTCTTCCATCCCGACCCGGAAAGAATCAATCTTTTCTTTTAAGATGTCAATTCGCCGCTCGGCCGGGGGCATGAGCAGGGCATCAACCAGGACCCGGGCCAGGGATTTGATCGAATCGGCCAGCCCGGTGGTCGTGTTCTTGTAAGTGGAAATAACGCCGAAGACCCTGAATTCATCATAGACGCCGCAGGTTTTGGAGACCTCGTTGGTTATAGCCGTTATCCGGGCCAGCCACTGTTGGGCTATTTTTTGGTCCGCTTCCGATGTGGCCGATACCGGTTTGGCGATATTATCCAGGAAGAATGTTTTGACATCCTTGAAAAGCGGTTCGATACGGAATGCCTGCTGGCGGATTTCAGCCAGTACTTTTTCCCTGTAATCATTGGCCTCCTGGAATCCGCCCAGGTTAAGGACATGCTCGGTAACCGTTTCCGGGTTATCGCTGGTTACGGTAATGTAATAACTTCCGGGCGGCGGGGTGTTGTTGTAGGGGCCGAAATCAATGACGTATTTGGATTCTTTGATGCGGCATCTTTTGGTGTCCAGTATCCGGGAGCGGTTTTTGATGGAAATATTGTTGGCCGGGTCATCATCTTTGAGCGGGAAGGCGTAATAGAGGTTGATTTTAAGCACTGCCTGGGCCGGCAGGCCTCCGGCTGCGCCGTCAACGATAATGAAATATTTCACCTGGTTTTGTGCCAGGGTCCGGGATTGCACGGCGGCATTGATGGTTATGCCCTCCTGGCCGTAGACCGCGCCGGCCGAGACGATAACCGCCAGTAAACACAACCATGCGCCTAATTGATAGGTCTTAACGTAATTCATCATACAATACCTCCAGTTTATTCTTAAGACTGATAATATAATTTTGCATTTCAGGATCGGCATCGGACTTTTCGGTAAATTGGCCGATTTGCGTCATCAATTCCAATGTTTCTTGGAGTCTAATAAAAGGCGTTTCGGATTTATTGTATTGTTCCAGCTCGTCGTTGAGCTGTTTGAAATACTCGGATGCCCGGGCGCGGAGTTTTTCATGATGGGTAAATAATTGTTCGTCCTGGTTCGTGCCGGACCAGATAAAATGTTCCAGCCAGGTGGTTATATCCTTGAGGAATTTTGCCGAAAGTTCTTTGGTTATCACCCGGGAAAAATTAGTCTTTTCA containing:
- a CDS encoding transglutaminase family protein — its product is MVIRKQAKIIIFILAGLLSVSSCQQAVYKVNESKQLEKVDMGAVVDEIINTPENQINILKYSLLLSKAVEPGLNIELQKQRFDNMAETISPKLKGITDPKEIINVLNNYIFKDLKFRMPKVKSLEELEFKHKFYPIVLDTKEGDCGGVGMIYLCLAERLNLPIYGVRLPRHFFLRYDDGKTRINIETTSNGKNMTDQEYITLLEPVLNKANKDGAEFGFMRNMTKKQVLASFLFSGIAIKDYNPDKELVTWEIMCVDYAIKIDSDEWSYYSFKGSVLIPLDPALKDQYRKALKELLKAYDLYHYDLSVIVKIAIGYFRLGDFVNSKNKCDELLSLYNWKDVEKRYDTEMVTMLIKMRDECQKKMEDMPVPK